Proteins from one Oscillatoria nigro-viridis PCC 7112 genomic window:
- a CDS encoding GDP-mannose 4,6-dehydratase — MKKALISGISGQDGAYLAKLLLDRGYEVCGTSRDAQMSSFGNLTRLGIRDRVKLESMSLNDFRSVLQVLAKIEPDEVYNLAGQSSVALSFEQPVETLESIATGTLNLLEAIRFTGGKIKLYNASSSECFGDTRGNPADENTPFRPRSPYAVAKATAFWEVANYREAYNLFACSGILFNHESPLRPERFVTQKIVSVVCRIAAGSSEKLHLGNISVQRDWGWAPEYVEAMYLMLQQEEPDDYVIATGVSYPLEEFVQTAFVSAGLDWQEHLVTDASLYRPTEIAVGRGNPGKAKQKLGWEAKYKMPDVVRMMVEARMV, encoded by the coding sequence ATGAAAAAAGCGTTAATTAGCGGTATATCAGGTCAGGACGGAGCTTATTTAGCTAAACTTTTGCTCGATCGAGGTTATGAAGTGTGCGGCACCTCCAGGGACGCCCAAATGTCTAGTTTCGGAAACCTGACCCGTTTGGGCATCCGAGACAGAGTAAAACTAGAATCCATGTCTCTCAACGATTTTCGCAGCGTCTTGCAAGTGCTTGCTAAAATAGAGCCAGATGAAGTGTACAATCTAGCAGGTCAAAGTTCCGTCGCTCTGTCTTTTGAACAACCCGTAGAAACCCTCGAAAGCATCGCTACAGGCACATTGAATCTCTTAGAAGCAATTCGGTTTACAGGCGGTAAAATTAAACTTTACAATGCCAGTTCTAGCGAATGTTTTGGGGATACCCGAGGCAATCCAGCCGATGAAAATACGCCTTTTCGCCCCAGAAGTCCTTACGCGGTGGCGAAAGCAACGGCATTTTGGGAAGTAGCGAATTATCGGGAAGCGTACAATTTGTTTGCGTGTTCTGGTATTCTGTTCAATCACGAGTCGCCACTGCGGCCGGAGAGGTTCGTCACCCAAAAAATTGTATCTGTTGTGTGCCGAATTGCTGCGGGTAGTTCCGAAAAACTGCATTTGGGAAATATTTCAGTGCAGCGGGACTGGGGTTGGGCGCCGGAATATGTAGAGGCGATGTATTTGATGTTGCAGCAAGAAGAACCGGACGATTATGTAATTGCCACGGGTGTAAGCTATCCTTTGGAGGAGTTTGTGCAGACAGCGTTTGTTTCTGCGGGTTTGGATTGGCAGGAACATTTAGTAACAGATGCGAGTCTCTACAGACCGACGGAGATTGCAGTTGGGAGGGGAAATCCGGGTAAGGCGAAGCAAAAGTTGGGATGGGAAGCGAAGTATAAAATGCCAGATGTGGTGCGGATGATGGTGGAAGCGAGGATGGTTTGA
- a CDS encoding tetratricopeptide repeat protein, with the protein MTKKFLYLVQTDGELPSHYSNINHENADVLYLSWKHPRPGDIYFPNSTWTQGRNKLLEAAKQLQGDYLYYIFLDDDIEFVAGDWRIFEALLLEYQPGIATPQVTFYPTKFDDSVEVQIVYAFDAVFNAFHRDVVADNVLLPYLEKFDEESWLLSQLILIHMAGVCYHEKVWQFNHVKVTQVKHRPYPKGSASDIIQKEIWLKENIFQDNELVTSYFKDFQTALEMEVLVVEPPRKNYKIEKSFCVNNLKSSEEIWFNIQSSKGEQMLADDQRIVESNRDEAMGHCQLAEVHYSQGKWEEASVAYRRAIELYPHWEFYCKLSESLGKQGDWEDAIAACRHIFKLKPDFSQKCFLDSLATITSFRIEPEQLNIISGQKIAQECPPQITSLAGNEGFVFYGPYLSFHDGLYRVCVGFEFPELSAQQGMENSETVGFKFDVVTEAGNCVWYKTDVCTSQKQLEFFVELIDAKQTEFRFLATGVTFSLNFIELSLVYQPRENSADSYYLNLGNTLLQEADKLDKALAACSRAAELNPDYREGAIAAYQHAVSKRSQGTDYFNLGMLLAQQNQLDAALSCYQKALEIQPDQTQAYSELQGILARAYHNLAIRHAEQGGIEEALACFQKAPQKQPSAGEIYEQIWKGLNKLSPLDETNPYYQTQIEPETAYQYFSKTCHYKNIILESLTDDDIIYLENAGLSLANLELMKQDSAALQSIYINSLGCEQTTDLGQKVTKTFSGVDYQQSIVDTGYIYSICPVTGKILRSNQSFYVQLFNFLPTGIYRFAGGETFYLMFGCHHGVRLGVYFPKFELIVRFYNDPLSTDYPGVVNELKSGAVSFWREFQSYISSKESKREVAAVVGWLNNLGHYFWNDLTGIQHLYENGTFPKVDKYLIRDCNFLEVGDIFPEIPANDIVRISDRWSLFKTILDNHYMAVRLTEMVVKEPLAKRIYEASIKKCSQSFLQEVEKAKTHFPLLWINIRSHNKVWSSQVEGYANIINNLYQDYPNLGLVFDGFSTEKNTVEQILALVPPTVKFYNALDCAIHETIVWAHAVDVYIVVIGSGLTLVTWLANKPGVAHGNTVHSESSGWWANVRENAVPPVFIPVESIVDLDASHWAHCDYDFDWKILDGEVNKIVKELTREVKSPQSDPAQNQSAAINLRELAESFLAEGKLDEAVSVCKQALDIQPKFALGCKTLGNVFQAKGEFEEAKRWYTQAIEIQPDFAQGLANLGTVCAQQQQWPEAIAAYQKAIAIQPNFAGFYRNLARVFSQIGKPEDAADCWYAALILEPSKATAEEYLYLGNTLVEQQKLDRAIICYRRAIYLNPNFSEAQDKLRKIMAVVEE; encoded by the coding sequence ATGACTAAGAAGTTTTTGTATTTAGTTCAAACCGATGGAGAGTTACCCTCTCATTACAGTAACATTAATCATGAAAATGCAGATGTATTGTATTTGTCTTGGAAACATCCAAGACCGGGAGATATTTATTTTCCTAATAGCACCTGGACGCAAGGCAGAAATAAACTGCTAGAAGCAGCTAAACAATTACAGGGGGATTATTTATATTACATTTTTCTAGATGATGATATTGAATTTGTTGCGGGTGATTGGAGAATTTTTGAAGCATTATTGCTCGAATATCAGCCTGGGATAGCAACACCCCAAGTAACATTTTATCCAACAAAATTTGACGATTCTGTAGAAGTACAAATAGTATATGCCTTTGATGCGGTCTTCAATGCTTTTCATCGCGATGTAGTGGCTGACAACGTTTTGTTACCTTATCTGGAAAAATTTGATGAGGAATCATGGCTTTTGTCGCAGCTAATTTTAATACATATGGCTGGTGTTTGTTATCACGAAAAAGTTTGGCAGTTCAACCATGTAAAAGTAACACAAGTGAAACACCGCCCTTATCCGAAAGGTAGTGCGAGCGATATTATACAGAAGGAAATTTGGCTGAAAGAAAATATTTTTCAAGATAATGAGCTAGTCACTTCGTATTTTAAAGATTTCCAGACCGCTTTAGAAATGGAGGTATTAGTTGTTGAACCTCCGAGAAAAAACTACAAAATAGAAAAAAGTTTTTGTGTTAACAATCTCAAAAGCAGCGAAGAAATTTGGTTTAATATTCAAAGTAGTAAAGGAGAGCAAATGCTGGCTGACGATCAAAGGATTGTAGAAAGCAACCGTGATGAGGCTATGGGTCATTGCCAACTGGCAGAAGTCCACTATTCTCAGGGAAAGTGGGAGGAAGCAAGCGTTGCCTACCGCCGTGCAATTGAACTTTATCCCCATTGGGAGTTTTACTGCAAACTAAGTGAAAGTTTGGGGAAACAGGGCGATTGGGAGGACGCGATCGCAGCTTGCCGCCATATTTTTAAACTTAAACCCGACTTTTCTCAAAAGTGTTTTTTAGATAGCTTAGCAACAATAACATCTTTCCGAATAGAACCAGAGCAGTTAAACATCATTTCAGGGCAAAAAATTGCTCAAGAATGTCCGCCCCAGATTACGAGTTTGGCAGGGAATGAAGGTTTTGTATTTTACGGCCCTTACCTGAGCTTTCATGACGGGTTGTACCGAGTTTGTGTTGGCTTTGAGTTTCCTGAATTAAGCGCTCAACAAGGAATGGAAAATTCAGAAACTGTCGGATTCAAATTTGACGTAGTGACAGAAGCTGGAAATTGTGTTTGGTATAAAACTGATGTTTGTACCAGCCAGAAGCAACTTGAATTTTTTGTAGAGTTAATAGATGCTAAGCAGACAGAATTTAGGTTTTTGGCAACTGGGGTAACGTTTTCATTGAATTTTATAGAACTCAGCTTAGTATACCAGCCTAGGGAAAACTCCGCAGATTCTTACTACTTAAATTTAGGCAATACTCTCTTGCAAGAAGCAGATAAACTAGATAAAGCTCTTGCAGCTTGCAGTCGTGCTGCTGAATTGAATCCTGACTATAGAGAGGGTGCGATCGCTGCTTACCAACACGCTGTATCGAAGCGCTCGCAGGGAACGGACTACTTCAATTTAGGGATGCTCTTAGCACAGCAAAATCAACTCGATGCAGCACTTTCGTGCTACCAAAAAGCTTTAGAAATCCAGCCCGATCAGACACAAGCCTACTCAGAATTGCAGGGAATCCTTGCTAGAGCTTACCATAACTTAGCTATCCGCCATGCAGAACAAGGTGGGATCGAGGAAGCTCTAGCTTGTTTCCAGAAAGCACCGCAGAAGCAACCCAGTGCAGGGGAAATCTACGAGCAGATATGGAAGGGATTAAATAAACTAAGCCCGCTGGACGAAACGAACCCTTATTACCAAACCCAGATAGAACCAGAAACGGCTTATCAATATTTTAGCAAGACTTGCCACTACAAAAATATCATATTGGAATCATTAACTGATGATGACATAATATATCTGGAAAATGCAGGATTGTCTTTAGCGAATCTGGAATTAATGAAACAAGACAGTGCTGCACTGCAATCAATCTACATCAACAGTTTGGGCTGCGAGCAGACAACTGATTTAGGACAAAAAGTTACAAAGACTTTTTCAGGCGTCGATTACCAGCAAAGTATAGTAGATACAGGTTATATCTACTCAATTTGTCCTGTAACTGGCAAGATTCTCAGGTCTAATCAATCATTCTACGTTCAGCTATTCAATTTTCTGCCAACAGGTATTTATCGTTTCGCAGGCGGGGAAACATTTTATTTAATGTTTGGGTGCCATCACGGTGTCAGACTTGGTGTCTATTTCCCCAAGTTTGAACTAATTGTGAGGTTCTATAACGATCCTCTTTCGACGGACTATCCGGGGGTTGTGAATGAGTTGAAAAGCGGTGCTGTTAGTTTTTGGCGGGAATTTCAATCTTACATATCATCGAAAGAAAGCAAAAGAGAGGTAGCGGCTGTTGTTGGTTGGCTGAACAATTTAGGCCACTATTTCTGGAACGACCTTACAGGAATTCAACATTTATATGAAAATGGGACATTCCCGAAAGTAGATAAATACTTAATTAGGGATTGTAATTTTTTAGAAGTCGGCGATATCTTTCCAGAAATTCCAGCCAATGATATTGTGCGGATTTCGGATAGGTGGAGTCTATTCAAAACAATTTTGGACAATCACTACATGGCCGTCAGATTAACTGAGATGGTGGTCAAGGAACCACTGGCTAAGCGCATATATGAAGCTTCTATCAAGAAGTGTTCTCAAAGTTTTTTACAAGAAGTGGAAAAAGCGAAAACACATTTTCCGCTGCTGTGGATTAATATTCGCAGCCACAATAAAGTATGGAGTTCTCAGGTAGAAGGATATGCCAATATAATCAATAACCTCTACCAAGATTATCCAAATCTGGGGCTTGTGTTTGATGGCTTTTCTACTGAAAAAAATACAGTGGAGCAAATTTTAGCTCTCGTGCCGCCTACGGTGAAGTTTTATAATGCTCTTGACTGTGCTATTCATGAAACAATTGTTTGGGCTCATGCTGTAGATGTTTACATAGTGGTAATCGGTTCTGGACTTACCTTAGTAACGTGGCTTGCTAACAAGCCTGGGGTGGCCCACGGCAACACTGTACATTCTGAAAGTTCGGGGTGGTGGGCAAATGTTCGAGAAAATGCTGTACCGCCAGTCTTTATACCCGTTGAGTCCATTGTGGATTTGGATGCTTCGCACTGGGCTCACTGCGACTATGATTTTGATTGGAAAATCCTTGACGGCGAAGTTAATAAAATAGTAAAGGAGTTGACAAGGGAAGTTAAATCACCGCAGTCCGATCCGGCTCAAAATCAAAGTGCTGCGATTAATCTCCGCGAATTGGCAGAATCTTTTTTAGCGGAAGGTAAACTCGACGAGGCAGTTAGTGTTTGCAAGCAAGCTCTTGATATTCAACCGAAATTTGCCTTGGGGTGCAAGACTTTAGGGAATGTTTTCCAAGCTAAGGGTGAATTTGAGGAGGCAAAGCGTTGGTATACTCAGGCTATTGAAATCCAGCCGGATTTTGCCCAAGGTTTAGCGAACCTGGGAACTGTTTGTGCGCAGCAGCAGCAGTGGCCGGAAGCGATCGCGGCTTACCAAAAAGCGATCGCTATTCAACCGAATTTCGCTGGTTTTTACCGCAACTTGGCTAGAGTTTTTTCTCAAATTGGCAAGCCAGAGGATGCCGCTGATTGCTGGTATGCGGCGCTGATTTTGGAACCGTCTAAGGCAACGGCCGAGGAATATCTCTATTTAGGCAATACACTTGTAGAACAACAGAAACTAGATCGGGCGATCATATGTTACCGTCGTGCCATATATTTAAACCCAAATTTTTCGGAGGCTCAGGACAAATTAAGGAAAATTATGGCTGTTGTTGAAGAGTAG
- a CDS encoding DUF5678 domain-containing protein, translated as MEAEYPRANEWYQANHRDLKKYRGEGIAYTNRGVISCDRDYRKMKDRITADIPKLGYVLDRIYESEFVEPVRFYPVSLI; from the coding sequence ATGGAGGCAGAATATCCAAGGGCTAATGAGTGGTATCAGGCTAATCACCGTGATTTAAAAAAATATCGAGGCGAGGGGATAGCTTATACTAACCGAGGGGTGATTAGTTGCGATCGGGATTATCGAAAGATGAAGGACAGGATTACGGCTGATATACCTAAATTGGGTTATGTGCTCGATCGTATATATGAAAGCGAGTTTGTTGAGCCTGTGAGGTTTTATCCTGTCAGTTTGATATAA
- a CDS encoding STELLO glycosyltransferase family protein produces the protein MKSLVITTINKPTAALFKYRDILLDLGWKIIVVGDKKTPRDFDLPGAEYFNVEQQCEEFGELASLIPMNHYSRKNLGYLYAMRMGAEAIAETDDDNIPYDDKYPNFLPSLVKTPAVDVKGAVNVYSYFTSKKIWPRGLPLDKVNSFVDENLATEKEVTCYVQQGLADLDPDVDAIYRLTVGDENIKFEPHKKLSLSPGCYSPFNTQNTLFDKQAFPLMLLPIGVSSRVTDIWKSYIAQRLLWCMNSSVLFLSPSVYQLRNEHNLMKDFSEEIPLYTQVHNLIDLLENFTSDASDACELMIEMYAYLNRNGFLGEIEVRLCELWIEEVKKYV, from the coding sequence GTGAAATCATTAGTTATAACAACAATTAATAAACCAACTGCTGCTCTTTTTAAATACAGAGATATTTTGCTAGATTTAGGGTGGAAAATTATTGTAGTTGGGGATAAAAAAACTCCTAGAGATTTTGACTTGCCGGGGGCGGAATACTTTAATGTAGAGCAGCAATGCGAAGAGTTTGGCGAGCTAGCTTCTCTGATTCCTATGAATCATTACTCCCGCAAGAATTTAGGATACTTGTATGCTATGCGTATGGGTGCAGAAGCGATCGCGGAAACAGACGACGACAATATTCCCTATGATGACAAGTATCCCAATTTCCTCCCTTCCCTGGTTAAGACTCCAGCGGTAGACGTTAAAGGTGCTGTTAATGTCTATTCTTACTTTACCAGTAAAAAAATATGGCCCAGAGGCTTGCCACTTGACAAAGTTAATAGTTTTGTCGATGAGAATCTGGCAACAGAAAAAGAGGTTACTTGTTACGTCCAGCAAGGGCTAGCAGACTTAGACCCCGATGTAGATGCTATCTATCGTTTGACGGTTGGTGATGAAAATATTAAGTTTGAACCGCATAAAAAGTTGTCACTGTCGCCCGGGTGTTATAGTCCTTTCAATACGCAGAATACTTTATTTGACAAGCAAGCTTTTCCTCTAATGCTGCTGCCTATTGGTGTGAGCAGTCGTGTTACCGATATCTGGAAAAGCTACATTGCCCAGCGGCTTTTATGGTGCATGAACTCCAGTGTTCTATTTCTATCGCCTTCAGTGTATCAGTTGAGAAATGAACACAACCTGATGAAAGATTTTAGTGAAGAAATTCCTTTGTATACTCAGGTTCACAATTTAATTGACTTACTGGAGAATTTTACAAGTGATGCTAGCGATGCTTGCGAGTTAATGATAGAGATGTATGCTTATCTCAATCGAAATGGTTTTCTAGGCGAGATAGAGGTTCGTCTGTGTGAATTGTGGATTGAGGAAGTTAAAAAATATGTGTAG